The window GCTCTGTTAAATTAACTAAAATTTGATATGTTGATTTCCAGACCTTATATGATACTCCCCCCGTCACTAATTACATGTCCATTTCAATTCTCTAGTAGTCAAATTAACCCATGTTTGACTaaatagtaaaaatatataattattattttaagaaattgaaagttacattttaaaatagactagacCTACTTTCcagtgatataatttttaaaattcttttcagTTTTATAATGCATATAAAATTTAGTCAAACTATAATCAATTTGACCAATCAAAAGTCAGAGTAGACatgtatttagggacggagggagtaactcgAAAGGAAAATTATAGGATTGGGAACATAAGGTTaggtttttattatatttgaaaatgagGCACGCGATTCACGATTCAATAGGAAAATGGTTGGGgttatcaaataaataataagcgGCCTCTGTGTAGGTTTTTTGTTAGAGATCTTAAACTCCTTATGTCTGCTGATGTCAAGGGAACTAGATAACGCTTTTTTTTTACTGTTTTGGAGTTGTCATACTTGAAAATGTTAGAAGTAGCATATCATAAGTTTCGGCCGACCATTTTGCATAGCTGCCAAGTTTTACGAACTTGAGATGTTCCATAGCATGCATAGAATTGTGGAGGACTATTTATTCATTTTCCAGTGTGAACATCTATTTCAGTTCTCCCATATTAACATGCCCACGGATGGCATGAACTGCAGAGCGTATATTACCTTTTATAAATCATGTTTAGGCAGGCTTATTAGAATTTGTCCAGTTTTTGTTTCTAAGTAGTCATAATATGCCCTTCTCATGTTAAATTTACACATTCTGACTGCAAAATGTATAAACAGTTACAAGAGTGTAcagtaatttcaaaattaagtaGTTGTGGTTTATCAGACATTACTAGTGTTTACTTTTCAGCTTGGACTGACGAgttatcttaaaataaaaacaatgaaGTCATACTTTCTATTTACTTGGTAAATATATTTTGCTGATTAATTGGGCCAATGTGTACTCTTGCTAGAAAAGCAAAGTAAAGCTTTCTGTTCCATGTGCTACAAAATCACCAACGTATTGACATACTATTGCTTTATTCATACTTCCTTATAATAAACCACAAGATTGAGCCTGTGGGATAAAGCGCACATGAAATGTTGATATCAAAGTAgccaatataattttttctggATATTTATAAACAAGAATGTGTGGGTACGGGTACTATATTGGGGTGGAAAAAACTACGGGAAGGCAACAATCGAGAGAGGATGACAAGCAGTAAGAGAACAGGTGTTTGTTTCTCAAAACAGCAATGTCTGGGGGTTTGTGTGATGACTTTGAATAAGGAACTTTAGGCACTCATTCGAGGTTCTTCCTTGAACTAATTGATATAATAAAGTAATAAACAATCTAGAAAATGGTTGTTGCAACCACTAACTTACACATGTCATTACCAATGATATATTAGTTGATTGATTTGGTATGTATTCGCTTTTAAATCTCTGAttaaaatgtaatattaattcCTCTATGCTGCAGTTACTGAGGAGAGGTGTGATGAAGTTACGAGCTTAGTGTTTGACCTTTTTGCAAATCTAGGGGCTACAGGTGCGAGAAACTTTGTGAACCTATATatgctatattatatatattttttagctttTTCTCAGCTACGCAACATATTTTGTTTTGCCACAGAGGAGCAATTGGATTTCCCTGTTCTCTATGCTTCTGCTAAAGAGGGATGGGCTTCTTCCACCTTCACTAAGAAACCACCTGatgatgaaaaaaatatgtTGCAGTTGCTTGATGCTATAATAAGACACGTTCCCCCTCCATCAGCAAACCTTGATGCACCATTTAAAATGCTGGTTCGTGGATAAACagtcatataaattttaatgtataATGTTTTATTGACACACTCATATGACGACCTTCCACCAACGATTTTCCCATTTACAGTAAGCTCATCAAATTAGACATGAGTTTGTAAATATTTATGTTGAAAGCGGGACACAAATTTGGTATGCCTACTTTTTTGAATTCCTAATTTGTACATACCTCAACTTAAAAAAGAATACTGTTTGAGAACTATTCCTTCATAGTTGTAATGCATTCCTTATATTTTGAAGGTCTATTTGAAAATTCTAGAATTTAAGAACATTTGATACCCGAGGAACTTATTTGTCATGTTCTCATTGAAGAGCAAACAATAATGCCAGATTTATTACCTCAGAGATATGGACTGCACCCTGGTTgcgaataaaatttgaattagttattgaaatattatataatatgtattgAGAGTAATGACATAATAGTGGAACTGTTTAGATACATTCATCTGAACGAGCATGCATGCATTAAAATCTTCTAATATGTCCCTGTTGTGCTACTACTAAAAAAGTAGCAGTACTGGTTTTTCTGAATTTTATCTCGGTTTGATGAGGACTCTGATAACTTCTACTTAGACAGTTTGCTTTGAAAATTTGTTCTGAAATTCATCATCACTTGGGTAATTTAGTTGTTCTAGAATATACGAGTCAGGTCTACTGAATATCTCTAACATTGTTTTCTTCTGGACTTCGGTTAGTAGCTTAATGTTTAACTAATTCTTCAAGGTTTCCATGATGGAGCGAGATTTCTACCTTGGTCGGATATTAACTGGGCGTATAGATTCTGGAGTCGTTCGTGTTGGTGACAAAATACACGGGATTCGTGGTACAGATGATGGGGTGGTAAAAATTGAGGAAGGGAAGGTGTGTTGACCAATCTGCATCTGTTTTGGCCACCAACTTACTGATTTACTTCACATGACATTTTCAAGATACAACTGGATTTCACTAAGAATTCAAATATGCATGTAGTACACATGTATTTCCAATATTCTGTGTGCCGCTACCCTTGTATTACATCCAGTACAGTGGTTATGCGTATATTAGTTAATCCTTGTAGTATCTTAGAAGTTAGACTAATTGAAAGGGTCTGTAACTTCTTTACCCACATTTCGAAGTTAGTTCATAAGTATCAAGCGAAGCAACATAATTCAATACTAGAACATGCATGATTGCAGTGCAGTTAGTTTCTTTTTTATGTtctgttttgtgatttttatACTCGGCTGCatctattaacaaaattttgaagaaaataatgtttttaGTAAAGACAAAACAAAAGGTTGATCATTTGGGTGAAGGCTAGTTCATTGACAGTTTATTTGGGTGATCATGTACTGTTAGTTTTGAGGATAATCACATATACTAAGATGTCGTACTTGTCaatgttatatttatataacacTGAAATTTTACTGAATCTGTCTTTTCTTGGTAGATAACAAAGCTGATGAAAAAGAAGGGTACAAGTTTGGTTTTAGTTGATTTTGCTGGTGCTGGCGATATTATATCAATGTCTGGGCTGGGAAGTCCATCTATAGGACACACGGTGTCAAGTGTGGAGGTACATGATTGCACTTATTTGTTTATTTCATTGTTATTGTATCATTGGTTAATTCTGCCTACCTGCTACATTGTATCAATTGaacaatatatatgtatatataataataataacacatACTATTCTAATATTAAcccatttttacaaaaatatatatattaaaatataaataataaataagtatataaatatctaATTGTAACAACATATGTCAGGTCATGACTCCAATGCCCACTGTTGAGCTCGACCCCCCTACCATATCAATGACTTTTGGTGTCAATGATTCTCCATTGGCTGGTAAAGACGGAACTCATGTAAGTTTCTTTTAGCCTCTTTTGTAGTCTCCTTTGTTAACAACTTATTGCTATCTCATTTTGGCATTGTCCTTGGTAACCCTTTACAGTGATATTATAGATCAATATGTTGTAATATTTGCCAAAAGAGTTAATGGGTTATCGAATTTGGATGAGGAAAGCATTTAAATTTTAGAGAATTCTTAATTTATACTTTGTAACAGAAAGTGGGTCAATGTGGGAGGGTTAAAGTCTATATATAATCGCCTTGAATTTTTTGGGCTGCACTCTGGCATAGTTGTACAACCGAAAAGCATTTTTCTAATACCTTAGACTTCAGGTATGATAGATTCGATTATGTTCTGCTGCGGTTTGGACCCTTTCAAAAAAAGGCACAATCCTTTACAatgtcaaaattttaatgaaagaTGAGGTGGCGATAATTTTTCTCAGGAAGGGCCTAGAAGTTATAAAATTTGAGGAAGTAGCAGAGTGCAGACTTGGGGTTAAGTGTACGTATGAGTTACTTATTAATTTCCAGATCCCGCGCCGAATATTTCCTTCCCAGGATATCTATGTTTGTGTAATTTCAGGCTGTCCCgtgtttaaaataatatattcatgtCACCTGAGATTTTGAAAGCCTTTTAGGGTCTTTAAAAGCTTGAGGAATCAGTAAATCGAATTGGGTATAGAAGATAACATACAAGCACATGTTTCCTATTTTTTACaaacagaaaataaaaaatgaactcttatatatatatatatatatatatattttttaactctTCACCTTAAGTTTTAGTTTAGAGGATGTTTAAATTGATGTGATACACTCCAAATATATTTGTAGTTGACTGGAGGAAAGATTGGTGATAGGCTTTTGGCTGAAGCAGAGACAAATCTTGCTATAAATGTCGTACCAGGTTTAGCAGAGACATACGAAGTTCAAGGGCGAGGAGAGCTTCAGCTAGGTGAATCTATTTGAATTTGTATTAATTATGCATGTACCTCATTTTAAGGCACCATAAGCCCCTTAGTTGGCAATTTATTTATTCCTGTATTTGTTGTCTTTCAGGTATCTTAATTGAGAACATGAGGCGTGAAGGGTTTGAGCTCTCAGTCTCGCCTCCTAAAGTCATGTGGGTTGTTTGATGCATATATACTGTCTATTTCTTTTCGTTTTTGTTTCCTATATATCAATCACATATATCATATACAGTATGTTTTTTAGTAAAAGACTGAAtgcttaattttaaattatattgtgTTCCCCTTGCTTCCTAATGGGTTCTGTTCATTCCAATCATTAGTCATCTTATATGTTCATGATTATGAATATCGCAAATGCTCCAAGTTCCCAGAATTTAGTcctttttcattaaaatttagaAGCAAAGGTGTTCAGTTTGCCTGGTGTTctgttatatatgtatttaagttATAGTTTGAACTATTGAGGCTTCTATTTTATTTAGATAAGTACGTACTCAGATCATTTATGCTGTTGGTTTGGCTTAATTTGATCTGTTTTGTGAGCGAGGAACCTCTTTCCTTGTTTATAGCATTTTTACGACATAGTAGGTGGTAGATCTGCAAAGGATTCTCGCACATATTCTCTTATACCCTATGTATCTTAATGGCAACAGCAGTGACCAAAAATTGTAGCCCCCCgtactacacacacacacatattatatatgcgtgtgtgtgtgtgtaatgtaTGTATGTCTTGTCCTGTACCTACTTATAGCATATTATCACTGATATAAGGAATAATATGCAAAGTTGGTAACATGCTTCTTGTCTTTTAAAATAGAGGACTAAAATGTTGCTCGGTGTTTGTCATCTGTGACAATTTGTAGTTCTATATTTCTGTATACACCACAAACAATTGAAATTGTATAGCTATGCATTCTTGCTTGATCTGTCATTTTTAAGAATTAGTAGTTTGCATTATTGTATCTGCTACATTGTATACACAACCGATAATGATCATTTTTAGTGCCTGACCAATGTCAGTTATTTCAATCAGGTATAAAACTGAGAATAATGTTAAGTTAGAGCCAATTGAAGAAGTGACAATTGAGGTATGAATTTGGAAACTTGTATATTTAACTTTCCTCTTTCAGGATTAAAGCTATTAAGTACCATGTATATTACCAGGTAGATGATGAGAATGTAGGTGTCGTCATGGAAGCACTCGCTCATCGGAAAGGAGAAGTTGTTGACATGGGTGCGGTACCAGGGAATTTTGGCAGGACTAGAATGTCTTTGACTTGTCCTTCAAGGTTGgtaaacttattatttataatccTAACTTTGGTAGTTCTTTTAGTGTATTCTGAACTTAGTCTAATGCAATAATCAATATCTTAGTCTTAAGTATATCTTAGGTCTTGTTTGTTTCATGGGATTTAAGTATGAGATGAGATTATAATCCTTTAAATCTTTTTATCTCATGCTAATATCGCAAAACTGGTTTAGGGATTGTAATACTAGAATTGAGTAGGCGAATATAAAATCCCCATAGGAGGGATTAAATGTTACTTGGTTAGATGTGGTATTATGACTGATCAACTTTATCTGTACAAAAATGTCCTTTTATGTTTAACTCGAGTTCTACTTGTTTTATTAGACCTAGTATTTTTCGTATTTCAATGGAAAGATAATTTGTCAATTGTTTGTGGTTGCCAAGGTCAGGCTTGAGAGTTTTCTCAGTAGAAATATTACTTGAAATGTCACAAGTGATTTTTCAACATTCATATCATTATTGTTTCTCAATGTTTCTTAATTTACACTAGAAGAATTTTTTACTGCCTTGCCTGtgcaaatttaatatatgatttgGTGTATATGATTTCAGGGGGTTAGTTGGTTACAGAAGTGTGTTTAGCAGTGCTACACGAGGAACTGGATTTATGCACCGAGCCTTTCTGAGTATGCTTCTCAGCGAAGTTCTTTTAGTTTCTATTGCATCTTCTGCTTATTGTTCCAATCATCTGTTATTATTTCCATGTGATATTTATGTCCATCGTTCCCCTATCGTTGCTTGATGGGATTGATAGAACAAATGCTAGTATAAAAGTAGGGGTATTTTTGTGAATACAGGGGTGAGCTTTTGTATTTACAGATTTACCCTTTCAGTTTTGTATCAAAATTAGAAATTACTTGGGAGAACTGCCTGAAGAGAACCTCAGGCCAAGTaagctactttttttttttaactttccaCTATGGCTTTTACCTCGTGGCTAAGCCAGTTACAGTGCCGGCAGCCCGGCGCAACCATTAGGCCAGTTAGGCGGTGGCCTAAGGCCTCCAAAATTACGAGGccccaaaatttataatatctttatatatttatgtaaaaaaatttcaagtttttttgagtttttaaataaatcaacaTAAAAAAATACTACATATTTTACGTATTACTTTTTGTAACGTTCTTTTGGAATTATCTAGTTATAAGATATTTAACATAGATAACTTATAAGTATAGTATTTAGTATTCATCTCTTTGATGATATCACAAttcatatatgattttttttattatacttatatttctagatataaacattaaaaaaaacttatttaatattactgaaatttaaattaaaattgtttatcgaaaatttaaacataaattcaaatatttataatatgttatgttttattagaaatatattcgataatataattaatatgttcATAAGCTAATATTTTTTAACCAAACTATTATTATGAACTTAAAgtaagaatattttttaaataatatgccTACGTTACTCAAAAAAGGAATATTTATCACTTGTATACAAACGTTTCACTTATATTCTAAGTacaaattttgtatatattttaaatattatatatataattttacgcatattattttacttaataattcaaaaaatagttACCAAAAGAATATATCTAATTTAAGAATTtacacaaacatacatcacaaaaatataaaaaaattgaatttgaaaaatacTTTCTGGAGgcctcaaatttatattttgccTAAGGCCTCCAGAACCTTAGAGCCGGCCCTGGTCAGTTACCTTGTATGCATCATGCAaactagtatttttttttatgatagcAGAGTTCACTGATTTGATCTAAATGCTTGGTTGCTGTTGTAGCTATAACTTATTTGATTGAGCATTTATTTTCTTTGCTAAATAGTAAATACATCTCTATTCTGTTCTTATGCAGCATATGCAAAACATCGTGGTCCTCTTGGAAATGTCAGGAAAGGTGTATTGGTAAGTTTTCTGATGCTTTTTGTCTTCTGGATCAGTATAATGTTGCAACTTCTTTTCGACTTCATCATCCTATAATGAAAAGTCAGGCATATGCAATTTACACCTAGGCAAAAGGACTATAATTATTAAAGTTAGAGGCTAGACATTTTAATCTACTTTTCCTTTATGGTGAAGATATTCGGATATGAATGCAAATTAGTGATACTTTCCTAGTTCTTAAAGCAGCAATGTGAGTAACATTTATCTGCTATGACTGTATAAGCAGACATGCTGAACTTTCTCTAATGAAAAACTAATACTGAAGAACTAGTTAGAATATGCAAGAAGTTAATTTAATGGATTTGACTAGTACAacacaaaaatcaatttttgatGAGTTTGTTTAGGTGTCCAAGATAGTGCTAACTTGTATGTCGGGTAGACACTAGTATTGCATTTTGTTGCAATTGAGGATGAGTTTTTGGACCAATAAAGAGGTGAATCATAACGCATTTCTACAGCTTGATTAAAATTATGCTTTGAAAGCATTACACCGCATAATATATTATGCTGGATGAACTGGTAGTAGCATTACTGGAAAGTAGCTATGTTTATAGTGGTTCGCTAATTCCAAATAAGCTTGAATTCACTGGCCCAAATGGAACCAAGTTGGGTAATCCACAGAGCACATCACATGCCTCCAAAAGATAATGATTATTGGTGTAACGTAAGCTTATATTGTGAACAAAGTACCCCCACATATTTCGTTATGGGATGGGAATGTTATAACTTACAAAGATACTTAAGATATTATAAGGAAGATATTCCTTTTCAGACTAGCCAGACTTTGTTCTGAGTCATCAGTATTTATAGTTAAGAACAATTCTAGGTTTTGCCGATAGAATTATTGGTGGATATGACTTATGAGATGGTATTTTATTGTGCGCCATTGTACCTCTTTGCACTGCTCATTTATTATACTCCATTCCTCACATGTCCATGTTTTAccgaaatttatataattcattTGCTTACTCTGCAACAACTGAGAATTGATTAACCGCCAATAATGAATTTTTTGCCATGTAATTGTGTGGATCTCATATCTGTTGCTTGTTTGACAGGTTTCTGTGGGTCGTGGACCTATAACAGCCTATGCTTTGCTCAGTTTAGAGCCTCGTGGAACACTCTTTGTAACTCCAGGAATGGAGGTTTGTAGTTACTGCCAAGTTTCACTAATTTTTCATAAACCACATGAATTGTCCTAAATTCCTACTTCCTTACCTCATCATTAGTCCTTACTCTGACGAGCGCAGCCTTTATAATCTCTGTAATGCTGTACACATTGCTGGAAGGCAAGTGTCTAGGTTGACGAGTCGTGTCTGAGTAGTTTGCCACCTAGAGGCCCAGGTGACCTACAAAATGTCATTTTGGTGCTGGAAATCCTAATTTTCATCGAACAAAAAAAGACATGCATGCATGACGTATTTGTTCAATTATCAATACAGCCTAGTACCATCATAATCATTGTTCTATGTCTTCATGTGAATAGCTGTGTATAGGTTACCATTGCAAATTATATGCTCCTGAACCCAAGCAACAGGCATTTAATATTTTGGTTTTTGAATCAACTGAAGTACATTGCTTAAGATAGGACAACAAAATATCTGCACATTTAGCAGATGAAGCAGACATTCTATATcgacttttattaattatgctTTTGACCTTGTGCAGACCTATGATGGAATGATTGTAGGCGAGCATTCACGAGATACTGATCTTGATGTAAGGGCACATTTGTTTTCCTCTTACCACTGTTTATTGTCAAGGCGACTGACCTTTTTTTTTCTCAGGTTAATCCAGTAAGGAATAAGGAACTCTCAAATATGAGGTCAGCAAATAAGGATGAGACAGTGAAGCTATCTCCTCCTCGCTTGGTATGTTCTGTTAAGCAACCAGCACTTCTCTCAAATGTGCTTTACATTTTTATGTTGTCAtgtttaattttctgaaatatgaATGATCATCACAGTGCACTTGGCTCTTGCGTAAGTAGTATGCCACAGTAGTAGCAGACACCTCTAGATAAGTCAGCTTAATTGGTACTGTTTCTTGGCCTCGGTAATTTGGACCCTGACACACCTGTATTCTAAAGTTGGGCTTTACTCATATTTTCACTTGCCTCAATGATGCTAAACTTATTTTGCTTAGTAGAATTTTCACCAAAAAGCTAGATATTGTTGAAGCTTCTTTATTGGTTGGAATATAATCGATGATTTTGTAAAGTAGAATGGTGAAGAAACGAAATAGtctttatggatttaatgataATTTGTCTATTTCTAACATACTGTGCATATTGGTGCAGATGACCCTTGAAGAAGCAATTGGATATGTTGCCTCAGATGAGCTTATTGAGGTACATAACTGAATTAATACTTTTAACTTATCTTAATGTTTTGAGAAGATATTCTTGCATCTTGTCATGTAGCTTTTTATGGGTGTTCATAATTTTTGTGTATCGGTGCCTTGAGGTTCACTAAAAAATTTTACAGTTGTCTTTTCAGTGACTAGATCATTAGCAACATGTAATCATATATCACCTTCTATCACTACTAGAAACAAAATGCTTCTATTATACTATGGATTTAACATGTCTTTAgattttaatctattttcaAAAAGAACACTGCAATCTAGAAATCTTCACGAGCATGGCTGACTTTAACACTATTAATAGTTATACAGTACATCATGCAATGAAAACATGCACGAGTTTACTACTTTTCTGTGTttgggtatgattttttttctttaaaaaaaatttataccaaGCTATCTGATTAAATGGTGGAACTTTTTTGCAGGTTACACCCAAAGCTATTCGGTTAAGAAAGCGATACCTGGATGCTAACAAGCGTAAACAGATGAGACACAGTAGCAAGGAATGAATCAGCCGTGAAATGCCAATACAGACTTGAGTCTAAATTTTGTCCTCAGTGTACACTTTTGAAGCCAAGGAGCCATAGTAAAGATTAGTTAATTTATCCACAAGTGGAAAATTTACATGATTGTTCAATGCGGTCCATTGATAGACAACAATAGGTGATATACCACAATAGGAAGGAGTATTCTTTACAATAAGGATGAATGGTAAAGAAAGTTGTAAAAGTCGACAGatctaataaatataattactgAAGTTGTTACATATACGAACGTGTTAGTGCATTAGTTACATTTTGCTTAACTTAAAACAATGACCTGAGAGGTTGAATTGCTACAATGATTTGTGATTTGTGATTAGTAGTGGTaagtgaaaaatatttatttagttaattttcattattaataatttatgagttattaaaaaatgtaaaaataaatacaaatttgatagtctatttatttgaataattttattactTAGCTATCattaaaagttataaaataaaataaattcttatacaaatttttaactTGAAGTCATTTTTGTACTTGTTTTTAATTTGTTACCTGAAATTATCGTCcttttatgtttttaaattttgtacttgtacaaatattaattttttaaattttaagttttgtGCTTGTACTAGAATTAATATTAGGCTTTGTAATGCGATccataaaaatatcattttatgtaGATACAAGGTATGCTATACCTATTTATTGATTGTTtggtaaatatttattttactaaTTTCCCACTTATAAATATGAGTCAGTTTTTGACTTGTAAACTATATCTGATGAgttgataatattaaatttttttggtgatttatattttattttagaatttgattTTACAGAAATACAGGAGATTCcttgaaaagataatataatattttattattaaaataattacttttaagCATAAAAGGgttgtaatatattaaaaaaaaaatcaaacaaagaaACTAAAAGTGAATTTTCATTTACAAGTAATTTTTCATCTACaaaatgtaaatattttttgaattaagcAAAGACACTCTTTTCTCGTAAAGTATGTGAGGTATGCTTCTTCTTGTTTGGATATAAATCTAAGATAATAATCGATTAAAAGATAgtatgtgattttatatttgtgtgTCTGTTTGAATCTATGTGAAATCTATAGATAAAGGGGATTGTGTTCATAAATAGCtatatttttaatcttaaactgaaaaatgtttatttatttataaatatacaattatatcattataccctaaaatataagtaaaatatttatatccctaaaatatatgtaatttttttataacaatCTATGTCTGTTTAATTATAGCTAGATATgtatagaataaaaataataatttcatcaATACTAGGAAAGtgaacaaaaagaatataactTAAATGATCATATTGGACATTTTCGTTAATTTCTCGCCCACATTAGTTTTGGAGGGCGACTAAAATTATCATGTCGAATGTTTGACTGATTTTGTACGCgctgaaaatttaatttttataccaATGTtctcattaattttatatataataactcAATTAAAAGTTCAACCGATTTGAAGCGTGTTGGAAAATTTTATGACTAATTTAACGCGTGCCAAAATTTTTGTATTCGCAattcaaatacaaattaatttttagaggATGCCTAGTACAGGACAAACTTTTGtccttaaaatttaaaaaccgaaTGATACTAATCTTCTTACACGATTCAACCGTTTCCGAATTTTAACGgtaaaatccaaataaattatacCATCTCGTATATTTCCAGCTGGAAAAAGATCACGCTACAATTCATAACGTACGGTATCTTAGgtcaaaattgaaaattgagaAATTATAAAATAGATACAATATCGCTGCTCTTCGTTCAACAAAAAGTGTATGCGAGAGAGAGTGTGTCTGGGAATTACTCACCGGTGTGTCTATCAGTCTATACATACACACAGCTTCTTCATCAt of the Daucus carota subsp. sativus chromosome 4, DH1 v3.0, whole genome shotgun sequence genome contains:
- the LOC108219133 gene encoding uncharacterized protein LOC108219133 — protein: MAGPLIRSLWSSTRASLSSSHPPPSSLKHSFYARATALTRAFSAAPVASASTSSSPELDPSRLRNVAVIAHVDHGKTTLMDRLLRQCGADIPHERALDSISLERERGITISSKVTSISWNENELNMVDTPGHADFGGEVERVVGMVEGAILVVDAGEGPLAQTKFVLAKALKYNIRPLLLLNKVDKPSVTEERCDEVTSLVFDLFANLGATEEQLDFPVLYASAKEGWASSTFTKKPPDDEKNMLQLLDAIIRHVPPPSANLDAPFKMLVSMMERDFYLGRILTGRIDSGVVRVGDKIHGIRGTDDGVVKIEEGKITKLMKKKGTSLVLVDFAGAGDIISMSGLGSPSIGHTVSSVEVMTPMPTVELDPPTISMTFGVNDSPLAGKDGTHLTGGKIGDRLLAEAETNLAINVVPGLAETYEVQGRGELQLGILIENMRREGFELSVSPPKVMYKTENNVKLEPIEEVTIEVDDENVGVVMEALAHRKGEVVDMGAVPGNFGRTRMSLTCPSRGLVGYRSVFSSATRGTGFMHRAFLTYAKHRGPLGNVRKGVLVSVGRGPITAYALLSLEPRGTLFVTPGMETYDGMIVGEHSRDTDLDVNPVRNKELSNMRSANKDETVKLSPPRLMTLEEAIGYVASDELIEVTPKAIRLRKRYLDANKRKQMRHSSKE